The Couchioplanes caeruleus sequence CCGGAATCAATGCCGCCACGCTCGAGCCGGAGCATGACCACACCGTCGTCGCCGTGCTGCGCCGATTCGACGTGACAACGTTCGCGGAGTCGGCGTTGCGCTTCGCGGCGGGCCTGACCGACGAGGAGGGCGCGGACTGGCTGGCCGCTTTGACCCGCACCGCTTTCCTGGCGGGCAATCCCGTGAACCTGCGGGACCGCTTCCCTCCGTCGCACCTCGCCGCGGACGAGACGATCGCCTGGTACGGACCAGCACCGCCCGCGGACTTCACGGGGCTGCGCCGATTGCTCAAGGCCTTCCCGGCGGGCACCCTGCGAGTTCCGGCCCGGGTGACCGTCGGCGAAGTGGGAACGCACTCCTGCCGGCTGCGCCTGGCGACAGCCGGTCTGAGCACCGCCGCCTATCTCGTCCACCTGAACCACACGCTGGCCGAAGCGCTCCTCCGCGGCCTGCTCCGGCCGGGTTCGGCGCTGGTCATCGATCATGTACCGGAGCTGGCGGACGCGGACCTACGGACCGCGGCGATGATCCGGGTGCACCGGGACACCACCGATCCTGACCGCCTGCGCGCGTACACCTGCCTGAGCACCTCCGACCGTCGCGGGGACATCACGAATTCGCCGATCTCGATACGCTGAGCCGATTTCGCTTCGCTTGCGGAGGTGCTCATGCCCGGCTCGGAATTCTGGGTGCTCCTCGGTGCCGACCATGCGGGCAAATCATCGGTTCTGTCCGCGTTGGCGCGCCGCACCGGTTGGCGCGTCGCCTCCTATGACGACGACTTTCTCGGCGACGGCTTTCCCCTGGTCTCGCGGCTCCGCACCGAATTCCTCACGGAGGCGCTGAGGGAGGCGGGCCGTCGCTATTCCGCCGACTTCGTCCTCAGCATCGTGCAGACCGCCGTGGTCTTCCTGCGCGATCAAGCGCTGGCCGGCGGCATGGCCGGCCCGGTGGTGGTCGACTCCTACTACTACAAGATCTTGGCCAAGTGCCGCCTGAGTGGGCTGATCAACGAACAGATCTTCGCCTGGTGGCGTTCGTTTCCGCCGCCGCGGGAGGTCGTCTATCTGGACACCGACCCGGGCGTCGCATGGCGGCGCTCCGGGAACGGCGCCGCCGTCAACCGCTTCGAGCATTACGGCGACCGGCCGAGCCGGAAGGCGTTCGTCAGCTTCCAGGCCGATCTCCGCCGGCTCATGCTGGCGGAGGTCCAGAACGTGCCGACCAGCGTGATCGGCACCGCCGCCGACGTCGACGACATCGCCCGTCAGGTCGAGAGAATCGTGAGGAGTGATCGTGGCCATCGATCCGGAAATCGCAGCGCGGGTCGCCCAGTACCGGCGTAGGACCGTCGCCGAACGCGATGGGCTCCGCGCCGCGCTGGCGGATGCCGTCTCTCACCAGCGGCGCGCCCTCACCCACGTGCTCACCGAGAACGTCGGCACGGCCTTCGGGGTGGAGCACGGCTTCGCCGCAATCCGCGACGTCGACGAGTTCCGCGCCGCCGTGCCGATCCGTGACTACGACGCCCTGGCGCCGTGGATCCACCGGGCGGCCGACGGCGAATCACATGTCCTCACGGCCGACGATCCGGTCGTGTTCTTCATGAGCAGCGGCAGTACGGGCGACAACAAGAAGATTCCGATCACCCGCAGCTTCATGCGGCATAGCTTCTTTCCCTTCTACTACGCGGCCTGGGCCAACTTCGCCGAACACTTCCCGCGGGTACTGGAACGCGACGACACCACTCTCAATCTCAAACACGACCCGGTCCCCCGCCTCGCCACCACCGCCTCGGGCCGACCCCACGCCGGGGCCAGCCAGGTCGACTTCGGCGCGGCCTTCGGTGAGCATCTGGCGGCCGAGCCCGGCACCCGGGCGCCCTGGTCCACGCTGAGCGCCGAGGTCTGGACCGAGCACCAGTGGGACCGGTCCTACGCGCGACTCCGGCTCGCCGTCGAGTCCGATCTGCGCTGCGTCATCGGCATCAACCCCGCCATGGTGGCGGCACTGCCGTACCAGCTCGCCCAGTGGCTGCCGAGGATCGTCAAGGATCTCCACGACGGCACGCTCGACGGGAGGCCGTTCGGCGCCGCCAACCGCGCCCGGGCCGCGGAGCTGGAGCGGCTCGCCGCATACCACGGCACGTTGCTGCCGGCTCACGTCTGGCCGAACATGGAGCTCATCTTCTGCTGGACGACGGGGCTGGCCTCGCTCTACCTGCCTCGGCTCCGGGAGAGCTTCGGTCCCCGGGTGACCGTCCTACCGGCTCCGGTCGCCGCGTCCGAGGGTCCCGTCGCCGTGGCCCTGGACCGCCACGCGACGGCCGGTTCCCTGATCGTTCCGGCCGCCCTGTACGAGTTCGTCCCCGCCGACGAGGACCTGCGCCCGGACAGTGCGACCCTGCTCATGGAGGAGCTCGCCGAGGGGCAGGAGTACCACGTCGTCTTCACCCACGTCGGCGGGCTCTACCGGCACGCCGTGGGCGACGTGGTGCGCGTGGTCGACCGGGTGGCCGGGGTGCCCCGCGTCGAGTACGCCGGGCGTCGCAACCTCAGCGATGTGGCCGGCGAGCGGCTCCGCGAGTCGCACGTCGTCCGCGCGCTGCGTACCGCGCTGGACCGCACCGGCCTGGAGGTCGTCAACGCGACCTGCCGTCCGATCCGGGGGAGCTACGAGTTCGCCGTGGCTTCCTTCACCGACTGGGGAGCCGATGAGGTCGGGGCGCTGACGACGGCGCTGGACGCCGCGCTGAGCGGCATCGCCGACGGCTACCGCGCCGCCCGGGCCGGCGGCCGGCTGGATGCCGCGAAGCTGCACGTGGTCGGGGCCGAGCGGTTCGCCGAGGACTGGCACCACCGGGTCGCGCAGGGCGTGCGTCCCGCCCAGGTGAAGGACCGCGTCTTCCAGCGTGACGACGCGAGCTGGGAGCGTCTGCTCAGTCCCCTATGACAGAGCGTGAGCGTTGTCATAACGGCTGGACGACCCACCGTGAGGGGCTGCTAGCCTCGAATCCAGGTCATGAGCGCCAGCATCGAGCCCCGGCTTGCTGGCCGGCAACCCTCCTCCGCGGTGGGGTGCCCCGGGTGAAGACCAGGCACCGGAGCAAGGCTCCCGTGCAAGCGTGGCCTGGTTCCCAGGTCATTACCGACCTAGGAGAACCATGTCTTCCCGCAGTTCTGGCGCACCGGCCCTGACCCGGCGCCGGCACGTCGACATGATGCGGATCTGCAGCGCCGTGTGTCGGCCCTGCGCTGCGCGCTAGACCGCGCCCACACCCCTCTTTCTCGATACGCCCCTTTCTCAGGAGACCCCTGTGCGAGTTCTGCCTGCCCTCATCCGGGCCGCCGCCCTCGGCGTTGCCGCGATCCTCGGCACCACCATGCTCACCGCTTGCAGCGACGCGGCGTCCAGCTCGGCCGACAACCCGTACGGCCTACAGCAGCCCGGTGTACTGCGGACCGGGACGCTCACCGACGCGCCGCCGAACGTCTATCTGAAGGACGGCAAGTTCACCGGCTTCGACAACGACCTGCTCACCGCGGTCGCTGCCAAGCTCGGTCTGAAGGTGGAGTTCGTCGGCACCGACTTCTCCGCCCTGCTGTCCCAGGTCAACAACCGCAAGTTCGACGTCGGCAGTTCCTCGATCACCGTGACCGAGGCGCGCAAGAAGACGGTCGACTTCGGCAACGGGTACGACTTCGGCTACTTCGGACTCGACGTACCGGCGAACTCCACCATCACCAGCTTCGACCAGCTCAGCGGCAAGCGGGTCGTGGTCGTGCAGGGAACCGTCCAGGACGACTACGCCACCGGCAAGGGCCTCGACCCGGTGCGGGTGCCCGACTACAACGGCGCCATCAACCAGCTCAAGGCCGGCACGGCCGACGCCTGGATCGCGCCTGCGGAGATCGGCGAGAAGTCGGCCGCGGACAGCGGCTTCAAGATCAAGGTGGCGGCCAAGCAGCTCAGTCCCGCCCCGACCGCGTACGCGGTGGCGAAGGGCAACAACGCGCTGCGCGAGGCGCTGAACAAGGGCCTCGACGAGGTCATCGCCGACGGCACCTGGAAGCGACTCCAGGAGCAGTACTACCCGGGCCGCCCGATTCCCGCCGGTTTCACGCCGGGCAGCGGAAAGGCCGCAGCTTCGCCGAGCACGTCGGCTTCGGCCACCTCCTGACAAGGATGAGCACCCTCTGGGAGACCTTCTTCGACTGGTCGTCGATGCGGGCGGCGCTGCCCGAGATGCTGACCGTCGGGCTTCGCAACACGCTGGTGCTGGCGGTTTCCGCCGCCCTGCTCGGCTCGGTGCTCGGCCTGCTGCTGGCGGTCGCCGGCATCTCGCGTACCCGCTGGTTGCGCTGGCCGGCCCGGGTCTACACCGACGTGTTCCGCGGTCTCCCCGCCGCGGCGACCATTCTGTTGATCGGGGTCGGGCTGGCACCGCTCGGCATGGAGATCTGGGGGCCCAACCCGTACCCGCTGGGGATCCTGGCGTTGTCGCTCATCGCGGCGGCATACATCGGCGAGATCTTCCGGGCCGGCATCCAGTCCGTGGAGGCCGCCCAGCTCGAGGGGGCCCGGGCGCTGGGCTTCTCCTGGTCCGAGTCGATGCGGCTGGTGATCATCCCGCAGGGGGTCCGCCGGGTCCTGCCGGCCTGGGTGAACCAGTTGATCGCCCTGATCAAGGACTCCAGCCTGGTCTACTTCCTCGGCCTGGTGGCCAGCCAGCGGGAGCTGTTCCGGATCGGCCAGGACCACGCCGCCACGACCGGCAACGAGTCCGCGCTGCTGCTGGCGGGGCTCTTCTATCTCGCGCTGACCGTGCCGCTGACCCACGTCGTCAACTGGATCGACCGACGGCTGCGGCACGGCCGGCCGCCGGCCACGGACGACGACGACACGGATCTGGCACTGTCCGGCGCAGTACAGGGGAATGAACGATGACGGCCGCCACCACCACCTCGGTCAGCCTGAGCCTCCGCGACATCCACCTGGCGTTCGGGCCGAACCGGGTGCTGCGCGGCGTGGACCTCGACGTGGCCCGCGGGGAGACCGCGTGTGTCATCGGCCCGTCCGGCTCCGGCAAGTCGACGCTGTTGCGCACCATCAACCGCCTGATCGAGCCGGATCGCGGTGACGTGCTGCTGGACGGCCGCAGCGTACTGGGGGAAAGCCCGGACCGGCTGCGGCAGCGGGTCGGGATGGTGTTCCAGCAGTTCAATCTCTTTCCCCACATGAGCGTGCTGCACAACATCACTCTGGCGCTGCGCCGGCTCAAGAAGCTCTCCGAGGACGAGGCGGTGGCGATCGCCCGCGCCCAGTTGGAGCTCGTCGGGCTCGCCGCCAAGGCCGACGCCCGGCCGGCCCACCTGTCCGGCGGGCAGCAGCAGCGCGTCGCGATCGCCCGCGCCCTGGCGTTGCAGCCGCAGGTGATGCTCTTCGACGAGGCCACGTCCGCACTCGACCCGGAACTGGTCAAGGGCGTGCTGGGCCTGATGGCGGACCTGGCGGCCGAGGGTATGACCATGGTCGTGGTCACCCACGAGATGGGGTTCGCTCGGGAGGTCGCCGATACCGTGGCCTTCATGGACCGGGGTGTCGTGCTCGAGGCCGGCGCGCCGGCCGAGATCTTCGAGCGGGCCACCCACCCCCGGCTGCGCCGGTTCCTCTCCCAGGTCCTTTAACCTTGATCAATGGAACTTCGCAGGCTCGGCGCCGCAGGACCAGAAATTTCACGCCTTGCGCTGGGGGCGATGACGTTCGGGCAGGAGGCCGACGAACATGCCTCCCACGCGATCCTCGACGCCTTCGTCGAGGCGGGCGGCACCCTCATCGACACCGCGGACGTCTACGGCGACGGCCGCAGTGAAGAGATCATCGGACGATGGCTGAAGGCCCGTCCGGAGCTGCGCGACCGTCTCGTCATCGCCACCAAGGCGCGGTTCCCGATCACCGGCCAGCCGGGCGCGGGACTCAGCAGGGAATACCTGCATCGGGCCCTGGAGGCCAGTCTGCGCCGGCTGGGTCTCGATCGGATCGACGTGTACCAGGCGCATGGCCCCGATCCTCGCGTACCTCTGGATGAATTCGCGCAGTTCGCAGAAGAGGCGATCGGTGCCGGGAAGATCACTCACTCCGGGCTGAGCAACTTCACCGGATGGCAGATCGTCCTGGCCCATGCCGGCTGTGTCCGGCGCGGCGTCGAAGCGCCGATATCGCTGCAACCCCAGTACAGCTTGCTTGTGCGGGAGCCGGAGTGGGAGCTGCTGCCCGCTGTGGAGTCGCTCGGCATGGGTGCCATGGTGTGGGGTCCGCTCGGCGCGGGCTGGCTGACCGGCAAGTACCGGCGGGGAGAGGGGCTGCCGTCCGACAGCCGGCTCGGAGACGATCCGGATCGGGGCCTGGAGGCGCTCTCCCGGCGCGGGACCGACCGGACCTGGCGCATTGTCGAGACGCTGCTGGATGTCGCCGATCAGCACGGCTTCACCCCGGCTCAGACGGCACTGGCCTGGGTGATGGACCGGCCCGGCGTCAGCGCCGCGCTGGTCGGCGCGCGCACCGCCGGACAGTTGCGGGACTGCCTGGCGGCCGCGGACCTGCACCTGGACCCGGCCGCCACGCAGCGCCTGGACGCCGTCAGCGAGCCGCCGACGCCGGACTATCCCTACGCCTTCATCGCCGAGATATCCGAGACGCACTGACCTCGGCGAGTGAGATGAGGCGGCGTTGTTCGAGGACCGCGGCGGCGGCGTAGGCGCCGCCGCCGGCGATGGCGAGGATCCAGAACAGGCCGGGAGTGCCGAAGAAGAGTGCCGTGGTCGAGATGAGGGCGAGCCAGGCGCCGAGGCCGTAGTGCATGAGATTGCGGCGTACGGCGCCCTCGGCGAGATAGAGCAGGCCGACGACGAGGCCGGAGCCGATCGGCCACAGGATGGACTGGAGTTCCGGCATGCCGAGGTGGGCCGTCAGGGCGGTGATGGCGAAGAACAGGGCGATGAAGCCGATGACCCAGCCGGCGCCGAGGAGCTTGCAGGCGAGGACGTCCGGCTCGCTGGCCGCGCGCTGGACCCGTGACGAGGCGATGGTGGCCTGGGTGATGCCGACTATCAGCCCGATGCCGAGCAGCGCCGTCGGCAGCCAGCCGGGCAGGTCGAGCAGAGGAGTGTCGCCCTGGGAGACCGCGGCGGCACCGTGGCCGCCCAGATAGGCGAGCCCGAAGCTGACGTACGTCGCCCGGCTGTCGATCTCGATCAGGCGGCGGGGACGACCGGCGCGGGGAGCGATCGGCGCAACGGCGGTGGCGAGGGACATGGCGGAAGCCTCCAATGTGGTTGGTCGGTGAGGAGAAACGGGCGGCGGCCGGCCTGTGGATCCGGCGCCGCCCGTCGCGGGGTCAGTTCTCGTTGTTGTCCAGCTCGCTGTCGGGGATCCAGGAGCCGTGGATGCCGGCGGTCACCCGGCGCGGCAGGTGGACGGTAGCGACCCGGTTGAGGCCGACGGCGTCCAGGACCAGCAACTGCGAGGAGTCCTGCTTGAGGTCGGAGATCACGGTGAGCAGGTAACCGTCGTCCTCGTTGGTGGCGCCGGCCGCGGGGACGAACACCGCCTCGCTGGGCATCCGGGCGTCGCCCACCTGGTGGATCCGGCGGGCGCCGGTGGTGCGGTCGTACTTGACGACGCCGTAGCCGCCGAAGCCCTCCTGGTCCGGGAAGGACACCGCATATCCGTAGCGGTTCTCGGCGCCCAGGTAGTCCTCGTTGAGGGTCGGGAACTCCACCGCGAGGTCGTCGATGATCTGCTCGTCGACGGTGCCGGCCGCCAGGTCGATCATCCAGCGGCGGATGTACGAGCGGGCGTTGGGCTCGCTGCCACGCCCGGGCGCGCCGACCCACCAGTTCCAGGAGAGCTGGAAACCCTCGCGGTCCACGGTGGGACCTTCCAGGACGATGCGGCCCTGGCTGTCCTCGTACGCGTTGGAGACGTGCAGCATGTTGCCGGGCTCGATCGAGAACCAGCGGATGTGCCGGGTGCCGTCACTGCCGTGGGGCATGACGCCGATGCGCGCCGGCTGCTGGTCGCTCCAGGCGTACGGAATGCCGGAGTGCTCGGTGGGATCGAAGGTGACGTTGCCTTCGACGAAGACCACGTGCCGGCGGGTGATGGCGAAGTCGTGCTTGAGGGAGGCGGTCGCTCCCGGGATCTCGGCGCTGTGGACGATCTCGCCCTTGGCGTCGGAGACGTAGTACATCAGGTACGGCGGAAACGGCGACGAGCCGAAGAAGTGCAGCTCGCCGGTCACCGGGTCTTCCTTGGGGTGCGCGGTCATGGCGGTGCGCAGCTTGCCGTCGAAGTCGAAGGCGCCGACCGTCTCCAGGTCCGCGGTGAGCTCGAACGGCAGGTTCGCCTCGCAGAGCGCGAGCAGCCGTCCCGCGTGCTCGATGACGTGGGTGCCGGCGGTGCTGGCGGCCAGGTCCGGGCCGCGCTCGGTCATGTACGGGGCGCCGTCCAGGGCGGGAGTGTGCACCCAGCGGTTGCGGTACCACTCGGCGCGGCCCTCCCGCAGGCGGATCCCGTGAACCATGCCGCTGCCCTTGAACCAGTGGGTGGGGGTGACGCCGGGCTTGGGGTTGTGGCTGTTGCGGATGAAGCGGCCGGTCAGCTCGGGGGGCAGCGTGCCCTCGACGGTGAGGTCGAGGCCGGTGACCTCGTCGGCGACGGGGGTGTAGTGGCCGGTCAGGTACGGCTTGCTGGTCATCTTCTCTCCTCTGTGCGCAGTCAGTTGGCTGTCGTGGTCGCGGCTGTTCGGCGCGGCAGGGCGCCGCGGGTCCGGCCGGTGCGGCGGGTGAGCGGTACGGCCAGGAGTGCGGTGACGGCGAGGACCGCGGCCGACACCGCGAAGGCGATTCGATATCCGGCGGTGAGCGCCTCCAGTGGGGGCTGGTGGGTGGATGCCTGGGCGGTGACGGAGCCGGCCAGGGTGGCCAGCGCGGCGAGGCCGATCGCGCCGCCCACCTGGCGGGTGGTGTTCACCAGCCCGCCGGCGAGGCCCGCGTCCTGCGGGGGGACGCCGTCCACGGACAGGGCGGTGAGCTGGACGAAGGCGACGCTGAGGCCGAGTCCGACCAGGACGCTCGCACCGAGGACGTCGACGAGGTAGCTCCCGTCGGTGCTCATCCGGGACAGCCACAGCAGTCCGGCGGCCTCGGTGAGCAGGGCCAGCGTCACGGTCGCGGTGCCGCCGAGGCGCCGGGCGACGGCGGGTGTCAGGGCGGCACCGAGCATGTTGGCCACGGCGAGCGGGAGTTGCCCGGCCCCGGTGGCCAGGGGGCTCATACCGAGGACCTGTTGCTGGTAGAGCGGCAGGAAGAAGAACAAGGCGATCCACACGGATCCCAGCAGTGCCATCAGCAGGTTGCCCGCGGCGACCCGGCCGGTGGCGAACAACCGCGGTGGTATCAGGGCGTCCGGGCGGCGACGCTCGATCACGGCGAAGGCGGCGAGCAGCGCACCCGCGCCGAGGAGGGCGCCCAGCACCGTGGCGTCCGTCCAGCCGGCGCCGCGGGCGGTCGTCAGCCCCCAGACCAGGCTGGTGAGGGCGAGCGTGACGGTGGCGGTGCCCAGCAGGTCGAAGCCCCCGGCCTTCTGCGCGGCAGCCTCTGGTACGAGCGCCACCACGGCGACCATGACCAGCGCCGACAGGAGCGCGATGGAGTGGAAGACCCAGGACCAGCCCCACGCCTGGGTGAGTACGCCGCCCAGCAGCACGCCGCCGGCCCCGCCCGCGCCGGAGACCGCGCCCCAGACGCCGAGGGCCTTGCCGCGCCCGGCTCCGGACGGGAACAGGCCCATCGCCAGGGCGAGCGCGGCCGGGGCGATGGCGGCGGCGCCGATACCCTGCACGGCGCGGGCCGCGATCAGCACGCCGGGGGACGCGGCCAGCCCCGCCGCGAGGGAGGATCCCGCGAACAGCGCGAGGC is a genomic window containing:
- a CDS encoding DUF6182 family protein translates to MATQEHLAALLHERLIRAGINAATLEPEHDHTVVAVLRRFDVTTFAESALRFAAGLTDEEGADWLAALTRTAFLAGNPVNLRDRFPPSHLAADETIAWYGPAPPADFTGLRRLLKAFPAGTLRVPARVTVGEVGTHSCRLRLATAGLSTAAYLVHLNHTLAEALLRGLLRPGSALVIDHVPELADADLRTAAMIRVHRDTTDPDRLRAYTCLSTSDRRGDITNSPISIR
- a CDS encoding GH3 family domain-containing protein, whose translation is MAIDPEIAARVAQYRRRTVAERDGLRAALADAVSHQRRALTHVLTENVGTAFGVEHGFAAIRDVDEFRAAVPIRDYDALAPWIHRAADGESHVLTADDPVVFFMSSGSTGDNKKIPITRSFMRHSFFPFYYAAWANFAEHFPRVLERDDTTLNLKHDPVPRLATTASGRPHAGASQVDFGAAFGEHLAAEPGTRAPWSTLSAEVWTEHQWDRSYARLRLAVESDLRCVIGINPAMVAALPYQLAQWLPRIVKDLHDGTLDGRPFGAANRARAAELERLAAYHGTLLPAHVWPNMELIFCWTTGLASLYLPRLRESFGPRVTVLPAPVAASEGPVAVALDRHATAGSLIVPAALYEFVPADEDLRPDSATLLMEELAEGQEYHVVFTHVGGLYRHAVGDVVRVVDRVAGVPRVEYAGRRNLSDVAGERLRESHVVRALRTALDRTGLEVVNATCRPIRGSYEFAVASFTDWGADEVGALTTALDAALSGIADGYRAARAGGRLDAAKLHVVGAERFAEDWHHRVAQGVRPAQVKDRVFQRDDASWERLLSPL
- a CDS encoding ABC transporter substrate-binding protein, encoding MRVLPALIRAAALGVAAILGTTMLTACSDAASSSADNPYGLQQPGVLRTGTLTDAPPNVYLKDGKFTGFDNDLLTAVAAKLGLKVEFVGTDFSALLSQVNNRKFDVGSSSITVTEARKKTVDFGNGYDFGYFGLDVPANSTITSFDQLSGKRVVVVQGTVQDDYATGKGLDPVRVPDYNGAINQLKAGTADAWIAPAEIGEKSAADSGFKIKVAAKQLSPAPTAYAVAKGNNALREALNKGLDEVIADGTWKRLQEQYYPGRPIPAGFTPGSGKAAASPSTSASATS
- a CDS encoding amino acid ABC transporter permease, which produces MSTLWETFFDWSSMRAALPEMLTVGLRNTLVLAVSAALLGSVLGLLLAVAGISRTRWLRWPARVYTDVFRGLPAAATILLIGVGLAPLGMEIWGPNPYPLGILALSLIAAAYIGEIFRAGIQSVEAAQLEGARALGFSWSESMRLVIIPQGVRRVLPAWVNQLIALIKDSSLVYFLGLVASQRELFRIGQDHAATTGNESALLLAGLFYLALTVPLTHVVNWIDRRLRHGRPPATDDDDTDLALSGAVQGNER
- a CDS encoding amino acid ABC transporter ATP-binding protein — protein: MTAATTTSVSLSLRDIHLAFGPNRVLRGVDLDVARGETACVIGPSGSGKSTLLRTINRLIEPDRGDVLLDGRSVLGESPDRLRQRVGMVFQQFNLFPHMSVLHNITLALRRLKKLSEDEAVAIARAQLELVGLAAKADARPAHLSGGQQQRVAIARALALQPQVMLFDEATSALDPELVKGVLGLMADLAAEGMTMVVVTHEMGFAREVADTVAFMDRGVVLEAGAPAEIFERATHPRLRRFLSQVL
- a CDS encoding aldo/keto reductase, which produces MELRRLGAAGPEISRLALGAMTFGQEADEHASHAILDAFVEAGGTLIDTADVYGDGRSEEIIGRWLKARPELRDRLVIATKARFPITGQPGAGLSREYLHRALEASLRRLGLDRIDVYQAHGPDPRVPLDEFAQFAEEAIGAGKITHSGLSNFTGWQIVLAHAGCVRRGVEAPISLQPQYSLLVREPEWELLPAVESLGMGAMVWGPLGAGWLTGKYRRGEGLPSDSRLGDDPDRGLEALSRRGTDRTWRIVETLLDVADQHGFTPAQTALAWVMDRPGVSAALVGARTAGQLRDCLAAADLHLDPAATQRLDAVSEPPTPDYPYAFIAEISETH
- a CDS encoding ABC transporter permease, coding for MSLATAVAPIAPRAGRPRRLIEIDSRATYVSFGLAYLGGHGAAAVSQGDTPLLDLPGWLPTALLGIGLIVGITQATIASSRVQRAASEPDVLACKLLGAGWVIGFIALFFAITALTAHLGMPELQSILWPIGSGLVVGLLYLAEGAVRRNLMHYGLGAWLALISTTALFFGTPGLFWILAIAGGGAYAAAAVLEQRRLISLAEVSASRISRR
- a CDS encoding carotenoid oxygenase family protein yields the protein MTSKPYLTGHYTPVADEVTGLDLTVEGTLPPELTGRFIRNSHNPKPGVTPTHWFKGSGMVHGIRLREGRAEWYRNRWVHTPALDGAPYMTERGPDLAASTAGTHVIEHAGRLLALCEANLPFELTADLETVGAFDFDGKLRTAMTAHPKEDPVTGELHFFGSSPFPPYLMYYVSDAKGEIVHSAEIPGATASLKHDFAITRRHVVFVEGNVTFDPTEHSGIPYAWSDQQPARIGVMPHGSDGTRHIRWFSIEPGNMLHVSNAYEDSQGRIVLEGPTVDREGFQLSWNWWVGAPGRGSEPNARSYIRRWMIDLAAGTVDEQIIDDLAVEFPTLNEDYLGAENRYGYAVSFPDQEGFGGYGVVKYDRTTGARRIHQVGDARMPSEAVFVPAAGATNEDDGYLLTVISDLKQDSSQLLVLDAVGLNRVATVHLPRRVTAGIHGSWIPDSELDNNEN
- a CDS encoding MFS transporter, coding for MNLRRPQGKARLSPTVALTALAAAQFTVMLATSIVNVALPQIRAGVGLSDGGITWVVNAYGLAFGALLLAGGRAADLLGRRRVLIAGLALFAGSSLAAGLAASPGVLIAARAVQGIGAAAIAPAALALAMGLFPSGAGRGKALGVWGAVSGAGGAGGVLLGGVLTQAWGWSWVFHSIALLSALVMVAVVALVPEAAAQKAGGFDLLGTATVTLALTSLVWGLTTARGAGWTDATVLGALLGAGALLAAFAVIERRRPDALIPPRLFATGRVAAGNLLMALLGSVWIALFFFLPLYQQQVLGMSPLATGAGQLPLAVANMLGAALTPAVARRLGGTATVTLALLTEAAGLLWLSRMSTDGSYLVDVLGASVLVGLGLSVAFVQLTALSVDGVPPQDAGLAGGLVNTTRQVGGAIGLAALATLAGSVTAQASTHQPPLEALTAGYRIAFAVSAAVLAVTALLAVPLTRRTGRTRGALPRRTAATTTAN